A region from the Vulpes lagopus strain Blue_001 chromosome 5, ASM1834538v1, whole genome shotgun sequence genome encodes:
- the LOC121491730 gene encoding apolipoprotein L3-like translates to MTSEGRELSPESKIFIEDAIEYFQDRVSQEVLHFLLINHETWEKFVAETSLSREEANALREGLNDLEGDMDIEDEGQAREKFLNVFPQGGLSPEALVAGVGLGAASAATQVTTSIVEGSHESPATAEATLDKEEVVAKVLHENWSSISSLAVDSMKVLARAARDVRNLRPGRFRSQPVVSTAGLLTALGIGWAQVKRVVRGTLRAIVRGAQAIGMASLGLFVLMEVVSLVFKSGNLHEEAKTWSAESMREEAQELARKLELLIKIYESLK, encoded by the exons ATGACCTCAGAAGGCCGTGAACTCTCCCCAG AGAGCAAAATTTTTATTGAGGATGCTATTGAGTATTTCCAGGACAGGGTGAGTCAAGAGGTACTGCACTTCTTGCTGATTAACCATGAAACCTGGGAGAAATTTGTGGCTGAGACCTCATTGTCCAG GGAAGAGGCCAATGCGCTACGTGAAGGTCTGAATGACCTGGAAGGAGACATGGATATTGAAGATGAAGGCCAGGCTAGGGAGAAGTTTTTGAATGTGTTTCCCCAG GGAGGTCTCAGTCCGGAAGCCTTGGTAGCTGGAGTGGGGCTGGGAGCAGCATCTGCTGCTACCCAGGTGACCACCAGCATCGTGGAAGGCTCACATGAGTCGCCTGCAACTGCCGAGGCCACTCTTGATAAAGAGGAGGTAGTTGCAAAGGTTCTGCATGAAAACTGGTCCAGTATTTCTTCCTTAGCTGTTGATAGCATGAAAGTCCTGGCTCGCGCTGCAAGAGATGTTCGTAACCTCAGGCCAGGACGCTTCAGGAGTCAACCGGTAGTCAGCACCGCAGGCCTCCTGACAGCCTTAGGTATAGGTTGGGCGCAGGTGAAGAGAGTTGTTAGAGGCACTCTTCGGGCAATAGTCAGAGGAGCCCAAGCCATAGGTATGGCCAGCCTTGGTCTCTTCGTTTTGATGGAAGTGGTCAGCCTTGTGTTCAAGTCAGGGAATTTGCATGAGGAAGCAAAGACATGGTCAGCTGAAAGTATgagggaggaggcccaggagcTGGCTAGAAAGTTGGAATTGCTCATAAAGATCTATGAGAGTCTGAAGTAG